A window of Chryseobacterium aquaeductus genomic DNA:
GCAGAAGGCATCGTAGATAATGATTTTGTGATCATCGAAGGTGCACCACACGGTTTGAATGTGACACACACAGACCAGTTGAATGATGCTCTGACAAGATTTTTGAGAGGATAGAATCTAACTAAAATTTAAAATAAATAGGCTGCAAATTTTGCAGCCTATTTATTTTATAATGCCTCAGAAGAATCTGTTGGTTTTGTATGTGAGGAATTTTTTGCTGCTTTCACCAACTCATTGATATCTGCATAAAAAACCTCCCAACCTTGAACCTCTTTCATAGCTGTGATGATAGTAAGATAAGCTTTCAAAGTTTTCTCAAGATGTTTTCGGATTCCTGATGCACTTTTCATTTGTCTCAGATCGGCATTCGCGCCAGCCTGTTCGGCAAACAAAGCTTCAAATTCATCGTGTTTGGTTTTCATTTCTGTGAAAGCAGTGCCCAAAAAAAGTACAGCGATTTTCTGCGCATTATCAGGCAGTTCGAGATCTTCGATCAGCTTTTCCATCTGGGCAGTCTGCGAAGAATAACTGAGACGGTCAAGATCAAGTCCGTAATTTTTAAAAACCTGATAAAGATCTTCTGCCATCTGATAATTGGGAGCCGATGGAAGTTTGCGGTAACCATTCAGAAATGCTTTCAGATTGCTGTACGCTGCATCTCTTTCAATTTCTGCTTTCTGCCACATCCTTTCCTTTTCTGCTGTAGATCTGTTTTGCATACACGACGTCATAATCTGCATACGAGCTTTCTAATACACCCAGAAGCGGATGGTTGGCAATCACCGGATATTTCCCCGACCGGGAAATTGAAATAATTCTCTGCGCTAAAGTCGCCAAGTCTTTTGTCTTTAATTCTGTTAAAGCAATTTTCATACGATCAATGTGTTTTTAGTTAATATTTTACATTTAATTTACGGATTCAAATATATAAAAAAGTTGTTTTATTACAAACACATTTAAAACAAACCTCACGACTTCTCGTGAGGTTACCTGCAAGTTGCGGGAGACCTCCCGACAGCTCGGGAAGTCACAAACACTATTGTTTTATACCAAACGAGATCTCGGGAAGTCGCAAACAATAGTGTTTGTAACCTTCGGAGGAGTTGTGGAGGTTGCAAATAGGGTTGTTTCGGGATTTGATGATTTGGTCTAATTAGATCTATGCAACGGTTTGGAATAATGAAAATTATAATTATTAGGAAAATAGTACTACATTTACTCATATCATCTGAAGTAGCAATAAACATTCAGATTTAAAAATTAAACTAAACCAATGGAAACTGATTTAAAATTAAAACTGCAGCAATTGCATGAAAGAGTTGATGCATTAAAAGAGCAAATTAATACCGAAGAAGCAACAAAAAATGCTTTTGTCATGCCCTTTATTCAAATATTAGGCTACGATATATTCAATCCTACTGAAGTAATTCCTGAGCACATTTGCGACATTGGGACAAAAAAAGGTGAGAAAATAGACTACGTAATTAAAAAAGATAATGAGCCAATTCTCATCATTGAATGTAAACACTGGAAAGAAAAAGTAGATGCACACAACTCACAGCTTCATAGATATTATCATGTTTCCAAATCTAAATTTGGAGTTTTGACCAATGGTCATATCTATAACTTCTATGCAGATTTAGAGAAGCCCAACATAATGGATGAAAAACCATTTTTTACTTTAGATTTATCCAATATAAAAGATTCAAGTTTAAAAATATTAGAAAATTTTACAAAAAAAGGATATAATTTAGAGCAAATTTTAGATTCAGCTGAAGATTTAAAATATATCAAAGCGATCAGAAATGAATTTGAAAAAGACTTGCAAGAGCCAAGCGATGAAATTGTAAAACTTTTAGTGAGTAGATTTTTTGACAAACCTATTACCGCACCAAGAATGATTGCTTTCAAG
This region includes:
- a CDS encoding DUF6261 family protein, giving the protein MWQKAEIERDAAYSNLKAFLNGYRKLPSAPNYQMAEDLYQVFKNYGLDLDRLSYSSQTAQMEKLIEDLELPDNAQKIAVLFLGTAFTEMKTKHDEFEALFAEQAGANADLRQMKSASGIRKHLEKTLKAYLTIITAMKEVQGWEVFYADINELVKAAKNSSHTKPTDSSEAL
- a CDS encoding type I restriction endonuclease, whose protein sequence is METDLKLKLQQLHERVDALKEQINTEEATKNAFVMPFIQILGYDIFNPTEVIPEHICDIGTKKGEKIDYVIKKDNEPILIIECKHWKEKVDAHNSQLHRYYHVSKSKFGVLTNGHIYNFYADLEKPNIMDEKPFFTLDLSNIKDSSLKILENFTKKGYNLEQILDSAEDLKYIKAIRNEFEKDLQEPSDEIVKLLVSRFFDKPITAPRMIAFKEYTKKAFSNSINESINFRLKNALNITETVPSKAQDQTPSVDESVETAKFVTTEEEIEGSQIVKAILREILSSSRIAFRDTQSYFGILLDDNNRKPICRLHFNSSNKYIELFNNGKDNGEKKLLTTLEEIYDYKAELLSTVTNYA